TCGTCTGCACCGGAAGAATTCTAATGACGGATGCACCTGATAGCACAGAACCTACCGGGTGTGGAAGTCCTTGCCGATGATATCTTGGTTTATGGGTGTGGAGAGTCAGAAAATGAGTACATGAGAGACCATGATGAGAATCTTCGCAAGTTACTGCAAAGGGCAAGGGAGCAGAATCTCAAACTTAATAAAAAGAAGCTGAAGTTGCGCCTACGAGAGGTGGCATACATGGGTCACCTACTCCCCCGCGAAGGCCTGCGCCCTGATCCCATGAAAGTGAAGGCAGTACGAGATATGCAAAAACCCACGAATAAGAAGGCTGTTGAACGAATACTGGGGTTTGTGAACTATCTCTCTCATTATCTTCCAAGACTGGCAGAAGTGGTTGCACCACTCAGACAATTGACCGAGAAAGCAACACCTTTCTTCTGGCAGACACAACAAGAGCAGGCATTTGAAAAGGTCAAGACCCTAGTTACCACAGCACCAGTGCTAAAATTTTACAATGTGCAGGAAGAAGTTAGCATTCAATGTGACGCATCAGAGAAGGGATTGGGAGCAACCCTTATGCAAAATGGCCAACCCGTTGCATTCGCATCTAGAGCACTAAACAACACGGAGCAAACATATGCTCAAATCGAAAAAGAGTGTATGTCAGTTCTGTTCGCCTGTGAGAGATTTGATCAATACGTGAATGGTCGTGACTTGGTGTCAGTCATAACTGACCACAAGCCATTAGTGCCTATATTTAGTAAGTCCATATTTGGAGCACCAAAACGCCTACAGCGTATGCTACTAAGGCTTCAAAAATATCGACTACAAGTGAAGTACTGCCCAGGAAACAAAATGCGCATTGCTGATATGTTAAGCCGAGCCTACCTTAGTGAAACTGGAAAACAAAAGGCAGCTGAGTACCACATATTTCAACTGCAAGCAGAAGACCAGCTTTTTAGGGACATCGAGTCCATAAACCAAATAGAATATGTTCGAATCAGTGATGCTACACACCGAGAAGTGCAGAAACACACTCAAACCGATGAGACTCTTTTAACACTACTACGAACAGTGTTAAGAGGATGGCCAGATAAAAAAGAGGAAGTGCCATTGTGCATTCGCACATATTGGGGATACCGGGATGAAGTGACAGCACAAAATGGTGTATTTAAAGGCCCAAGAGTTATTGTGCCAAAGTCACTGCAGGCAGAGATGTTGGTAAGAGCTCACGCCAGCCACCAAGGTGTTGAAGCAAGTATCCGGAGGGCTTGAGAGGTAATATTTTGGCCTGGTATGACAGCAGAAATTAAAGAACAAGTTAGTCAATGCTCAGTTTGTAGTGAGAGCCAAGCAAAGTAGCAGAAAGAGCCCCTGATGACATACAAAATTCCTTCAAGGCCATGGGAAATGGTAGCACAAGATCTCTTCACATGGAATAAGAAAGACTACCTGATAACAGTGGACTATTACAGCGATTACTGGGAGCTAGATGAGCTTCCGGACATGACCAGTATCACTGTAATAAACTGCACAAAGAAACACTTTGCCCGATATGGAATACCCAACAGAGTGATTAGTGACAATGGGCCTCAATTCCGCTCACAAGAATATGAGTCATTTGCTGCCAAATGGAAATTTGAGCATACAACAAGTTCCCCCTACCATGCTCAAAGCAATGGGAAAGCTGAGTCAGCCGTTAAAATTGCAAAGAGATTACTCACAAAAGCTAAGAAGGACTACAGCGATTTCCAGTTGGCAATTCTGGATTGGCGCAACACACCTACAGAAAGCAACACGGCAAGCCCAGTTCAAAAGTTACACTCTAGGCGTACACGAACGTTGTTACCCACAGCAGAGCCACTGCTCTTACCAGAAGTCCCAAGAAATGTGCAGGAAACTATTGAATTGCGACGGCAAAGAGCAAAGCTTTACTATGATAGGAATGCTAAAACCCTTCCAGATTTGCAAATTGGCCAGCCTGTCAGGATGCACCAATATCAAAAGATGGCTCATGGAGAAAGGCAACCACTGTTGATATATTGGGAAATAGATCATACGTTGTCCAAACAGATGATGGACAAACATATAGACGAAACAGAAAATTCATTAGGCCAGTAGCACAGCAGTCCCCAAGCTTACCATCACCTCAAGAGGCACGCAGTATCCCAGGCAATGTGACAATCGAGGTCCCAGAAGATGACTCTCTTATGTCAAGCACAAACACCTCCTAAGGTGCCAACGGTGACCTCAAAGGGAAGAGTAGTTAAGTTACCTGACAGGCTAAAGGATTATGTGAGACACTAACTTAATCGTACATGCACTGCATACACACCTGCACTGCATACACAGGCATGGTCTTAATTCATTGCCTGAGGGGCCATGCACTGCATACACATGGGGTAAATTCTAATTACTGTTAATTTTTAATGCTTGTAATCATGGTCACCTGTAACACAAGCAGGCCAGTTGTGACCCTTTATAGTCTAGCCCCACACAACAtgggcagtggcgtagccagaaaaTTTTTGTTTACCTAACAGCTATACTTCAGCTATACTGAGCCCAAGCTATCTACATGTACATAGATGTCTGGGGGCATGAATCTAcgaaaaaattttctatttagatGCTCCAGCTGCAATTTTTAGTAACTTTGGGATGTATTTTGGAGCGCAGAACCTATGTAAAATTGTGATATCTGGTGAGACACAAACAAAAAGTTTGTAAAGCTACTGAGAATCATAAAGCTATAATAATGCATTACTTTTTGCCTGACACATGTCAGGctcacacacactatgcactacacacacatgacaTAATCACCCCTCTCTCCTGTAGGACTCAGCTGGCCGGTGTACTGGATGATAAGTCACTGCTTTGATACTGTTCTTTACATTGGTAATGGTACTTGTGATAACCATAAGGCTGTTCATACAGGTGAGTACAAATACGTGTTAGTCATATTTACGTATGTCAAATGCGTTAGTCGCGTGTAGTCATGCGTACGTGTTAGTGAGGTGTCCAGCTAGTGATATAATATGTACCTCTGATAATGTGGGTGTAATAACCTGTTATACTTGTTAGTTAGGTGTCAGGCTAGTGTACCTCTGATAATGTGGGTGTTTTAAccgggtagtgctaaaagccagaacggaatggaacgggaCCAACTGGGGCGTGCGCCAAGTAGAAAAAATTATTTAAGAAGAATTTTGCATTGTTTCCAACTACCACACATTGTACTAGAGTTCGTTTCCTTCTACACATATGCATAGTAGAAATTACCATTCCATCAAATTTTCTtaaatcctgatgtagaattacttccttatcattctaaaaggtaaactactgtagtattttcatgttacaGTTGTGTCCAAGTCTTTATAAcagcgaggatggttttctgaagtccACCAGCATTGGCaataatttacgagagttaaccacagtgcatgttagtggctgtgaatcatatgcttacagtgcttacaaaataatagtttagcaggttaaatgatagtttttcaaCATAGGTATTTGCAAAATgcattcttgcagtgggcattaaatagaaacttcaagCGAGCGATTTCTAGCGTGCCTATAATGCTGGACATCATAACTTTCCAAAAACGTGACGTGCTATATAATTTGATGGACCGCTACGCATGGTTATAAACACAGCATTGTAATTTTCGAAGTCTTtatcctatggctacgcaatcAATGTCATTTTACTCGTGATGGagtaaggattaaaatgacatCTAGAGATTTACCCTACAACGAAAGCACAAGAACCAAAACACGCCGTGAAAACAAAGTTTAGTTTATAAGTACGCAAATTcattacatacctttagaaaatgatccataactcgtTCCGAGTTGATCCTATTCACTCCAAACAACcagttttcttctacttgtacagTGCTGGACATCATAACTTTCCAAAAGTTGTATTCTGTGTTTGTGATGTCATAACTTTATGTGGGTTTGGTTTATGTCCTTGAAATTCGGACAGGTGGAGCATGTAACCATTGTAGTTACACAAACAGAAGTTGAAGCCATACCAATGTAAACTTTTTGTGCAATCATGTAACTAGTGCAAATCAGTATTTTACATTCTTCACTTTTTCTCCCTGCAGGTACAAGCcacaaagctgaaactttgtgGTAAAGGAGTACAGAGATAGCTTTAAAAATGTATAAGAACTGATTTTTGATATCTCTCTTTATTTCAGTATTATTATGCATTATTATGAAATGAAGGCTAACACAACGTTCACAGGCCAAGTAACCTGGCTATATACTTTAGCTCATTTGGTAAAAACACGCATTCCTCAAAACCTTTGTATGGCTTTAAGAGGTTAATACTAGTTCCTCTATGTTTTGAAACTATTACTCTTGACTAAATTAGATTTTAAAAAATCTGTTGTACATTTTTTTGTACATGATAGTAACATTTAACACAACACTCATAATTATGGGTCTAAGCCAGTTGAAGTAAAAGCTACAGTACGTAGGCATAGGTCTAGAGTTACTGTAGTAGCAATTGTCATCATGGTGATAGTGCCATGCCATTCATCTGCATTACAGTCAACACCTGcgacaagatcacatgatctcacaaGATAATACACAAGTAACTGTTCCCTTATAAGCAGCATACGTATTTAGCAACACCAGCAAAAAAGTAGCCTTCCACAATCTAACCAACAGTAAATGTATCACAGGAGTGGTCATTACTTATAAATTTCCATCAGGAATCAATAATGTGTTACATGACCCCTACTTGATATGGTCACAATAATGATGCGGTCATCATGAAGTACATGTACATCTTGGGACCTACTGCATGAATTTACTTGACACAGTTATTATTTTGATGGGACCATGACCATAATTGTAAAATGGGGATGGCAGCAGAAATGATAAGATCACGTAGTTTTGTGTTATTCATATCATCATCTGTTGTTAATTGAAAGGTGCAGGTTCAATGCCCGGTCAGGATGCTTTGGTGTagactttactcacattgctccagtctacccagctgttaaatgggcagggccgcccagagaaattaaggggcccagggcaaagagttaaagtggggcccttcacccaagctacactgctcctctgaagaatactgtgactgctctattagagtatttagatttgactgctctattggagtatatcgatcttctaaacaggtattcaggggacccttcatggggcctcctgggacccggagcaaaatgccccagtcccCCCCTTGTGGGCAGCCCtgtaaatggggacctggtaaTAACTGGGCGAGTAAATGTCAAACTGCTGTCCATGTCTTACTAATGGTGAAGTTCAGGTGGCGAAGGAATTTCAAACAATCTCTTGGCTCGACTGTAATGACTGGGACAATTGGCTTGGTCATTGTGAGTCCAAGTCTGTAGACATGTGACACGTTTCAATGTATAATAGCGTACAGTGTGGTATTGTTGTATGACGATTGGCAGGTCCATGCTCattagtagctatatatagctactaatGATAACTTCATCTCTCGCTCGTGGGCTTCCTGTTGCTGTCCCATCATGTCTAACAGCATCTTCTGCTGGGCTTTATATTGTTCCTGCATTGCTTGATTCTGCTCCAGCAGCATCTCTAGCACTCCAGCCAGTGACGAGCCCTCGGAGTCTGTGTTCTTATCTGCCCCTTTTCCGGTTGGCATTGCTATGACCCTGTCCAATATGTAATACAAGAGAGCAACTAGTTCACAATTATATCTAGACTAGACCTTTAAGGGTACCGTTGTCGACAATCCgatgccacggtaccacagcgtTTGAGTGTTGGGTTCAAAGTACAATCCAGGTAGACTAGCTTTCTTAGTAGCTGCTTCAGGCTTGACTGATCCCACCGCTGCCACCAAATGTCGCGTGTCGGAGTGGTTCTAGCTACAATTCTCCAAACTTGCTCTCTCAAGGCTTAGCACAGACtgacttttcaaacacacatacactgtatttaTACAAGATGTGGTGCTAAGGTCAACTAAAGGTTAACCATGCAGGTTCACAAAGAAAGTTAATTAGCTACAAAACTAGAACAATAAAGAGACAGAGATATGTCAAAACAACCTAATGATAACATACAAAAAGTAGTAATACAGACATGGGTAGGTAAACACAACTGGCTGATTATACTAATAAGCTACAAAAACTGATAAGTGTATGCATACAAAGTGGTAATTAATGTTAATAGTAATCCAATTAAATATGAAGTCACTGTTGTGTACAGCAAGCTTCTACACAGATGGGTTCTTGAAATGTATGTGAATTGAGTCCAAAGTGTGTTCTAGGTGTATTCAATTCTGGATTGCTGCTGGAGGTAATGTTTCTTAGTCTAGATATCCAACAGCTACGGTATACCTACAGAAAgtcatgtacagtgtatttccAGCAATTCTAAGATGGCCAATCAATTttggaaatgactttgcaaATTCAATTTTGCTAGGACATTTGACCACTCAATGCTTGATCCTTATTTATGGCATTGTTGTGGTAATGAATAACTTGTTCTTCAGTATCACACCCTGAGATGATGTTATCTACGTAAAGGTTTCTCTTCATATCATGTGCTATTGGTGTATTAAAGGTGTTGAGATGACATTGCAATGTAGCATTTAGCATGAAGGATGAGCTGGTGTAGCCAAACAGGACAGTTTTGAAGCGATAAGTTACAAGCTTACTGTCTGGATCGGATGATATAAATAGCCACAGAAAACGTGTACAGTCTCGGTCCCCCTCATCGAGTCGAACGTGCAAGAAGGCTTTCTCTAGGTCAGTAGATATTGCAGATCTGTATGAGCTGAGCGAAAGCACAGGAGAATGCCACATAAGTCAACTAGAAAGGAAGGAAACATCATCAATCATTCAAACTGGGATGCGTTgattggctacagctacagttgTAGACAATTCTAACTGGTGTTGTTGACGAAGCCTTCTTTACCAGGTGGTGTGGTATATAGTGCACATTGTTTATGGCTGTGGTGTCTGATTCTGCTACTCGCTCAATGAAGCCTTTCTGATCTTGGTCTAAGATGATCTTCTCATAAAGGTGTAACAGTTCTGGGTTCTGACCAAGTCTATGTACTAACGAACGTGTGACGCTCTTACAAAATCATGTAATTAGTTGGAAGGGGTGGGTGTTCTTGTTTCCATGGAAACTTAACACAGTAGGCACCATTACTTTCACGTCTAATGCAAGATTGTTGATATTGATTGAGAAATTCTGCGTCTGCTCCTGGCTGCTGTGTAGCATCAGTTGACTCAATACTCCAAATTTCTGAGCATGTGCTGCCTTCTACTGGTTGCAATCCAACATGGAATGCGTTAGTCTGAACATGTGAGGCAATGGACATTGTGAGTGGTCCTGCCAATAATAGTCAGCCCCAATTAACAGCGTGATGTCAAAGGTGTGTTCCTTGGCCAATCTGAGCCCTTGTAAGTGTTTCGTGTGCATCAGGTGCTGGTGGTAGGTATTGTGTAAGGGAGCTGCAATTATTGGCATCACCAAAACTGACGTAGGTACCTGTTCGTTGGTCAGTGTTATAACATTAATTGTTATGACGCCCAGTTGCGAAGTGGAAGATAGCTCAGCTCCAAAGGCCAATATATTGACATGTTCAGTGTCATGAGGTGAGATGTTTAGTGCCTTCGCTAACTTCTTAGTCATAAATGATCGTTGAGCCCCTTCATCAAAGAGAATATTGGCTTCAGCATGTATTCCACCAACATTAACTTGAGCGACTGCTGTTTTTAACAAACAAAGGGAAGTATGACTACTGATTCAGGTGGAACAATAGCTGTAATGACTGTTGTTGGATTTGTTACCGTTGATTCTGGGGTATCAGTTGTATTTAGGTTGTGACAGTCTGAGTTGTAACTGGTGGCATGGGAGCTGTCTTTGTTTGTTTAGTACCGAATTCAGCTCCGCAGAGGCTGGTGTGGTACTTTTGATAGCAACGCTTACAATGCAATTTGGAGGGGCATTGTGATACCCTATGGGGGCCAAACAATTAAAACAATGTTTCCCCTTCTTCACAATGTCTAGTCGCTTCTGTGGATCCCTTACAGTCTCACAAGTGAGGCCCCTTACAAAACACACATGTACTTTTATTTGTACCTTGAGTTGGGGTGTTGACAGCCACCACCAGTATGTAAGGTAGTAGTCATGGATGGTTGAGATCCCTTTGGAGATGACCAGGTACATTCCAACACTGATATCTCTTTGAGGATAGCTTCTTTAATCTGACAACGTCCACTCCTTGTTGCCATGCTCACAAGCGCGATTTCTACATATATCAACGGGTAGCTTTCCAAGCATAACAGGAACAAGCATTGTGCTGAATGTATCTTAACTCTTTCCTAGTGCTGCCAATCCTCTTATGTGAGATTCGATGGTATCGTAATAGAACTGCAGACTTGACAGGGTGTTAGTAGGGGTGCTGATCTTCCATAGGGTTTGTAAGTGTGCCTCTATGATCTTGTGTGACTGACCATACCTAGTGGTTAATAGTTCAATTGCATGGTCGTAGTTGTTCTCTGTTAATGGCAAGCCAGCAATGACTCTTGCTGCATCCCCTTGTAGTTGAGCTCTTACATAATTAAATTTCTGTACCTTGTTGAGGGTAGGGTAGTTGTGTACAGCTGAGTCAAATGAATCATGGAATGGCTGCCACTTGAGAGGGTCTCCTGAAAAAACTAGTAGCGTCAGTTACGAGTATCAGCAACTGCTTAAGAATACTAGTGTTGTGGTAATGTTTATATTGCCCATTGTATAACCAGATGATGGAATAATATTATAGGCTTGCTTTCAATAAGTGAAGTTAAGACTAATATCAAACAGCATGTGTGGAatccataatattatttatttatcaatCTGCATTCTATTTAGTGCCCACTTATTTTACAGATGTGTATTAATCCAAATTTCTTTGATCTATACTTATTATGATTCAAAGGGCTCACCCCTGCTGACTAAATTCAGTACTCATCAGTTTGGCAAGATCGTTTGCTTGAGTCAACCATAGAAGTATATATAACTATGAGATTCCTGGTCTTTTTATAACTGAAAAGTGATGCAATGTGGAAACCGGTCAGTGCAGCAATGACCTCACATTGAAGTTGATCAAAACTGGGCACGCACTTGGTTTCTTTGTCTGTCAACACTCACACTTGTGCAGCAAAGAAGTTGTataccgatatacaactgaactatcttgaggacactgtccaatgatcaagccaaattataaaccctattatttagctaacaagggtgggaaacagtagttatcttccttgtctaaaagcagtacgCTACGGAAGCCATCTAAATACgtggataattactgttttgttgtcacaaagtttaccaatcatacatacaacaaacaatcatagtggtgggcctggggaaacagcgtgaaccaagagcacagcataatacaaccagccatctctacaagccattaaaatgcaaaGTAATctggactaatcttggcaggggcatgtattaaaatatttgtgggtgccttatagtctgaacTGTCAATAGGgaccacaccaccatgggtaaccaagcatagccaataatcttaagactgtcttcagtagctaaacatggcatatgtggttcctcaaatataaatagctacacttagttatatcggtatattgTATTGGTATCGTAtcagtttcaaaatgattaatccatatcggatcggtttagttttcttatatcagTGCACCTCTACTAAGACTTAGTTTTAACCATTCTAGCACTTGAACAAATTGGTGTCCCATGCAtggtgaaatcactacatggtctgataaaatcatccatatctcctagcaggAAGAAGCTTTGGGTGTAAAATTTCACAGGAAGAAGGCTTagtagttgctttatccaaatgtgtgaaaatattaattttaaaaaaattgctgaaattttcaattgagttttcttGCAAATTTTGCGTGTgcccaaaaggatggttttccaaaattgggtcacatatgaaAAAATTCGAAGAATTGCACAATATAAAAGGATTAAGGTTTACAGTACATTACTTTCGAACCATAAATGTGACCATaattattttggaaaaccatacatttgaaCATACTTTCCATATGTAACTTTGTGGCTCTCAGCTTCTGCAGCCACTTTTTTTCAATATTAGCTTTGTAATAGTCTATGCTTATTtccttagcaacctctacactAGCAGACAACATCTCAGCAAACAGTTATACAGCATGTCCTTTGTCTTGTACACAAACTCGTACCTGTAACCCATGTATCTGGGTGATACACCATTAATTTCAATAGTGAACTTCTTGATTTATGTGACTttgttttgcatggatttcatgTTTCTAGGCACATCAAATGTTATGGGGAAACTTTTGACCAAAAGAACAACAAGTGGATAAACTTTCACCTGGAGAGACTCACAGATTGGTGATGGTGGCGTAACACTAAAACAGACTGATCGAAAACCATCCCCAATGCTTATAAAGCATTGTAAACATTGCTCCTTTGATTCTTTTGCTGAGCTTGAACAATGGGATCGTAGGAGTGGAACTGACTTTTACACAATAAAATCATTACAATGTAAACGGACCTGCCAATGGCAAACCTAAATATCAGACTTGCCAAATGTAGATTAAAACATGTTGCCATTTTTGTCAATCTATTGGATTCCATATATTGCAGCTTTTGAGTTATTACCAATTTTGGAACACCCTTAAAAGCAGTCTGGCAATGTAGAGAATTTTATTTCGTCACTGTTGGAAATTTACGAAATGCAACCTCCAAGTTgtgacaacaaaattaatgtaaaagttACCAAGCTTCCAAAACTGGTTCTTTTAAGCCCAAATTTGGCAGGACCATTTTTTGTCAAATATGGCAATAATTCGTAGCCTCCATTATTGCCAACATTGGCATTATGTGGGATCTGAATTATTGCACAAAATAGAGCAACGTATTTTCCTTGGCAAGCTAAGGAGAGTATACACAGCTTTGTCATGTAACCAGTAAGATGTACAAGACTATTATGAGTACTTACAGCCTCATAATATCACTACTGTGAGGCAATGACCATTTACAGGTTTTGTAAACCACTTAGCTATCAGCTCAGGCAAAAAACATTTTTTGATAAATTCTCCAAACTGTCTAGCATAGGCTTAATAAATTCTTCACCACAAAAGACATTGGCACAATAGCTGATCCTTACTCCACTATACAAAGTTACGGTATTTTGCTTGACACTCCTCCATTTGCATCAGTATTTGGTAATAATATATGTGATACTTTGTAAAAAGGAGATCGTCTTTGTTACTGGAGTTTGAAACTTCTCGTGATCCTGTCGATTCCATCACAATTCCAGTCTGTAAACGTTGAGACAGTCGTTTTGAACGAGATGGTCTTGCTGTTGTCACCAGGTTATTTCAATATTGTTTAATATAGCTATGTCttgcagtgtacaatataagggaaaattattgctcggacagaatggccaatcaaaagtaaatttgattggccatttctgaaattgcatggccatttctgaaattgcatggccataagatagacCTAGTGTGCGACGTACACCCTGTGGCTACAGATTAtaaccacgaaatggccatcttatacttcatatcgtacctccactttgcaaacattactttcttttcttctcttggAATTCTTCTCTTGGTGGAAGGCgccactcgtgtagtcagtgtagtgatcgcttcttcacaacatcgacagcaacccacaatcgataatttgGGTAAATACTAGAtgcagtgctctagcttacgcatgcgcatcGAGTCGATGCTTTGACGGGATCGAGACTTCACTTAGTgattaaatagcttcggtaaggaaagttaacgatacgacaataataataactataatcaGGCCCATCTGGTATCAGAGAGTCGTAATTGGCATGTTTGCTTGCCTGGGTGAAGCTCTGTCTGCTTcttaatatacagtaa
This genomic interval from Dysidea avara chromosome 15, odDysAvar1.4, whole genome shotgun sequence contains the following:
- the LOC136245197 gene encoding uncharacterized protein; translated protein: MATRSGRCQIKEAILKEISVLECTWSSPKGSQPSMTTTLHTGGGCQHPNSSHTSLCLLKTAVAQVNVGGIHAEANILFDEGAQRSFMTKKLAKALNISPHDTEHVNILAFGAELSSTSQLGVITINVITLTNEQTNAFHVGLQPVEGSTCSEIWSIESTDATQQPGADAEFLNQYQQSCIRREIHRLGQNPELLHLYEKIILDQDQKGFIERVAESDTTAINNVHYIPHHLVKKASSTTPVRIVYNCSCSQSTHPSLND